One Stenotrophomonas oahuensis genomic region harbors:
- a CDS encoding ParA family protein, whose protein sequence is MRIWAIANQKGGVGKTTTTLALGRGLAAQGHRVLLIDLDPHSSLTRAFNVPLDPPPAGVLELFAAPPAELATLAHRSEIPGLDFVCAQAALATLERRSANQPGLGLALQNAMARHQGQHDYILLDCAPTLGLLMINALAAADRLIIPTQAEPLALHGLDGMVRTGEMVERSRRRALPMSILPTLFDRRTRAGNETVKEMQDRHGHRVWEDAIPVDTRICNAASLTVPAQSDDYPGRGLAAYRRALEWILADDAQQMERAA, encoded by the coding sequence ATGCGTATCTGGGCAATTGCCAATCAGAAGGGCGGCGTCGGCAAGACCACCACCACGCTGGCGCTCGGCCGCGGGCTGGCTGCGCAGGGTCACCGCGTCCTGCTCATCGACCTGGACCCGCACTCCTCGCTGACCCGCGCTTTCAATGTGCCGCTGGATCCACCGCCTGCCGGTGTGCTGGAGCTGTTCGCCGCGCCGCCGGCCGAACTGGCCACGCTCGCCCATCGCAGCGAGATCCCCGGCCTGGACTTCGTCTGCGCGCAGGCCGCACTGGCCACCCTGGAACGCCGCAGCGCCAACCAGCCCGGCCTCGGCTTGGCACTGCAGAACGCCATGGCCCGCCATCAGGGCCAGCACGATTACATCCTGCTCGACTGTGCGCCCACGCTCGGCCTGCTGATGATCAACGCACTGGCCGCCGCCGACCGCCTGATCATTCCCACCCAGGCCGAGCCGCTGGCCCTGCACGGGCTGGACGGCATGGTCCGCACCGGTGAGATGGTCGAGCGTTCGCGCCGCCGCGCGCTGCCGATGAGCATCCTGCCCACCCTGTTCGACCGCCGCACCCGTGCCGGCAACGAAACCGTCAAGGAAATGCAGGACCGCCACGGCCACCGCGTGTGGGAAGACGCCATTCCGGTCGACACCCGCATCTGCAATGCCGCCAGCCTGACCGTGCCGGCGCAGTCCGATGACTACCCGGGGCGCGGTTTAGCCGCCTACCGGCGCGCACTGGAGTGGATCCTGGCCGACGACGCCCAGCAGATGGAGCGCGCCGCATGA
- a CDS encoding chemotaxis protein CheW has protein sequence MSTPGVLDDYLEELLGDAIAVAPTAPVEPDAPAPAFDTPTSPGAPANLALLDELMNDPALGPITAFDTPTSPGAQANLALLDELMNDPALGPVVDVEPGLARLASEDDRPDWNDLPDEALHDTPVVAAPVAAPPPAPAKPAPAPLPPRAAPTPTARAAPILPANAPNPARPGSWQELQAQALNPASSPREHRRANERTSRWLRMRCGSQAYALELLKVQEVVLPVPLLPLRGTPAAMLGIMNLRGQVVPVMDLGTHLGAGPAVDDANTRIVVLEENGETMGLRVSAVEDVANLTDSQIEPPDTARICQISNDLFRGVARISAQPMILLDATQLLN, from the coding sequence ATGAGCACGCCTGGTGTACTGGACGATTACCTGGAAGAGCTGCTTGGTGATGCCATCGCCGTAGCACCGACCGCGCCTGTGGAACCCGACGCCCCCGCGCCGGCCTTCGATACGCCGACCTCGCCGGGCGCGCCGGCCAACCTGGCCTTGCTCGACGAGCTGATGAACGACCCGGCCCTCGGCCCGATCACGGCCTTCGACACCCCGACGTCCCCGGGTGCACAGGCCAACCTCGCCCTGCTCGACGAACTGATGAACGATCCTGCACTGGGCCCGGTGGTCGATGTAGAGCCGGGCCTTGCCCGGCTTGCGTCCGAAGACGACCGCCCGGACTGGAACGACCTGCCCGACGAAGCCCTGCACGACACGCCCGTCGTCGCCGCACCCGTTGCCGCACCACCCCCTGCCCCCGCAAAGCCGGCACCCGCCCCCCTGCCGCCGCGCGCCGCGCCCACCCCGACCGCCCGCGCTGCCCCGATTCTGCCGGCCAACGCCCCCAACCCGGCGCGCCCGGGCAGCTGGCAGGAACTGCAGGCGCAGGCCCTGAACCCCGCGTCCAGCCCGCGCGAACACCGCCGCGCCAACGAGCGCACCTCGCGCTGGCTGCGCATGCGCTGCGGCAGCCAGGCGTACGCATTGGAGCTGCTCAAGGTGCAGGAGGTGGTGCTGCCAGTCCCGCTGCTGCCGCTGCGCGGCACCCCGGCGGCCATGCTGGGCATCATGAATCTGCGTGGCCAGGTCGTCCCGGTGATGGACCTGGGCACCCACCTCGGTGCCGGCCCCGCGGTCGACGACGCCAACACCCGCATCGTGGTGCTGGAAGAGAACGGCGAGACCATGGGCCTGCGCGTCTCGGCCGTTGAAGACGTCGCCAACCTCACCGATTCGCAGATCGAACCGCCGGATACCGCCCGCATCTGCCAGATCTCCAACGACCTGTTCCGGGGCGTGGCGCGGATCTCGGCCCAGCCAATGATCCTGCTCGACGCCACGCAATTGTTGAACTGA